A window of the Schlesneria paludicola DSM 18645 genome harbors these coding sequences:
- a CDS encoding ABC transporter transmembrane domain-containing protein produces MRGRARIAGCWSILAAIALVLLLGNLNLLMGLLIDRGHIDLSLLPPDIERFERLSGLSVIRATAPADGQVKLTVPANAVPAEEAPPEPIHVYYDEHGILPTVWHNRDFWWGPGIAYLYRQVPWLQSNILALVCLLSSAAGLYLLRDGSLRQMRLSCQRGSIEAVTATRRNLFRQVLRIGPQDLDGSEQSTATYLFTTEVETIRRGLHDVICSTIRYAPELFGLATVLFSLDWRLALQWIAPTTLVLLLVDGVRRKAQQKENLAEDRIRDEEQTLLSRLQNSRLTRGLGIEQTELEQFQKHLDRYHSQLMDAARTADKVAHPQGNVVLICVGLLAFLLFLVGGNVLVVGKLPSSTRMAACDAFTFIFAAFLAIPGMRAFRSLPEIRREVNLVAERIRRYLEQIPSVSQAVGAKFLQPMSKTLHFENVKYQTPAGRLVLDGIDFKIPVDTTTAIVSLDPLEARAVALMLPRFIEPRQGRVLIDGEDIAWGTLESLRAETVFVSANDPPFDGTVLENIRGGQAELTLQQVTEAAKMTHAHNFIVKLFNGYETILTGHGDSLDAGQKFRLNLARAIARGPALLIVEEPTEVLDEDTKTLLVDAYDRICRERTVIFLPARMSTVRRTDQVIVLHEGKVVALGPHSKLVTQSLVYRHWEYLHFNEFRHDGQDEAT; encoded by the coding sequence TTGCGCGGTCGGGCACGGATCGCCGGATGCTGGTCCATCCTCGCGGCGATCGCATTAGTTTTGCTCCTGGGTAACCTCAATCTGCTCATGGGATTACTCATTGATCGCGGCCACATTGACCTGTCGCTGCTGCCTCCCGACATCGAACGGTTTGAACGCTTGTCCGGCCTGAGTGTCATTCGTGCGACAGCGCCCGCCGATGGCCAAGTCAAGCTCACCGTTCCCGCGAACGCGGTCCCCGCCGAAGAGGCACCACCAGAACCGATTCACGTTTACTACGATGAACATGGAATTCTGCCGACAGTCTGGCACAATCGCGATTTTTGGTGGGGGCCTGGAATTGCCTACCTGTACCGACAGGTGCCATGGCTGCAGTCGAATATTCTCGCCCTCGTCTGCCTGCTCTCGTCGGCGGCAGGACTGTATCTGCTGCGTGACGGGTCTTTGCGCCAGATGCGACTGAGTTGTCAGCGCGGCTCGATTGAAGCCGTCACCGCCACCCGCCGAAATCTCTTCCGACAGGTACTTCGCATTGGGCCGCAAGATCTCGACGGTTCTGAGCAAAGCACCGCGACCTACTTGTTCACGACCGAAGTCGAAACGATTCGTCGTGGCCTGCACGATGTGATTTGCTCCACGATTCGATATGCACCGGAACTATTCGGCCTGGCGACCGTGCTTTTCAGCCTGGACTGGCGACTGGCACTGCAATGGATCGCTCCGACCACTCTCGTTCTGCTGCTCGTCGACGGAGTGCGACGCAAGGCACAACAAAAAGAAAACTTGGCGGAAGATCGCATCCGCGACGAAGAACAGACCCTGCTTTCGCGACTGCAGAATTCCCGCCTGACACGAGGGCTGGGAATCGAACAGACCGAACTTGAGCAGTTTCAGAAGCATTTGGACCGCTACCATTCGCAATTGATGGACGCAGCACGCACCGCAGACAAAGTGGCCCACCCTCAAGGAAATGTGGTTCTGATTTGTGTGGGATTGCTCGCATTTTTGCTGTTTCTTGTGGGTGGAAACGTCCTGGTCGTTGGAAAACTGCCTTCCTCGACACGGATGGCGGCATGCGATGCCTTCACGTTTATCTTCGCGGCCTTCCTCGCAATCCCCGGAATGCGTGCGTTTCGATCATTGCCCGAAATTCGTCGCGAAGTGAACCTGGTCGCGGAACGGATTCGCAGATATCTCGAACAGATTCCGTCCGTCAGTCAGGCCGTCGGCGCGAAATTCCTGCAACCGATGAGTAAGACACTGCACTTCGAAAATGTGAAGTACCAAACCCCTGCCGGACGCCTGGTCCTGGATGGCATCGATTTCAAAATCCCCGTCGACACGACCACGGCAATCGTATCACTCGATCCGCTTGAGGCACGTGCCGTCGCATTGATGCTGCCTCGGTTCATTGAGCCCCGCCAGGGACGCGTCTTGATCGATGGCGAAGATATTGCCTGGGGCACGCTCGAATCGCTACGAGCCGAAACCGTCTTCGTGTCCGCAAACGACCCGCCATTCGATGGGACGGTTCTGGAAAATATCCGCGGCGGGCAGGCCGAGCTGACACTGCAGCAGGTGACAGAGGCCGCGAAAATGACGCATGCCCACAACTTCATCGTCAAGTTGTTCAACGGATACGAGACCATTCTGACCGGTCACGGAGACTCGTTAGACGCGGGTCAGAAATTTCGGCTGAATCTGGCACGTGCCATTGCGCGCGGCCCCGCCTTGCTGATTGTCGAAGAACCCACCGAAGTGCTCGATGAAGACACCAAAACCCTGCTGGTCGATGCTTACGATCGAATCTGTCGTGAGCGGACCGTCATCTTCCTGCCCGCGCGCATGTCGACGGTGCGGCGAACCGATCAAGTGATCGTCCTACACGAAGGCAAAGTTGTCGCATTGGGACCACACTCGAAACTGGTGACCCAGTCGCTAGTCTACCGACACTGGGAATACCTTCACTTCAACGAGTTTCGCCACGACGGCCAAGACGAAGCCACGTAA
- a CDS encoding DUF2760 domain-containing protein — protein sequence MAGRVSTAFRAFFAALANREAAERIDHALKDQPTTESPVAPALPSRAEPVKTAPERPKQNEAVTLLATLQREARLVDFLKEEISGYSDEQIGAAVREIHRESASVLNRMFAIQPVLEQDEGASVEVPEGFDPARYRLTGKISGQAPFRGTLRHHGWIVTRSEFPEFIGNESAAKTICPAEVEVQP from the coding sequence GTGGCTGGTCGAGTTTCCACAGCGTTTCGTGCGTTTTTTGCCGCGCTGGCAAATCGGGAAGCCGCGGAGCGGATCGATCATGCACTTAAGGATCAACCGACAACAGAAAGCCCTGTTGCACCCGCACTGCCTTCTCGAGCGGAACCGGTCAAGACCGCCCCCGAACGACCAAAACAAAATGAAGCGGTCACGTTGCTGGCCACGCTTCAACGTGAAGCACGGCTCGTCGATTTTCTGAAAGAAGAGATCAGCGGATATTCTGACGAGCAGATTGGTGCGGCCGTCCGTGAAATTCATCGCGAGAGTGCTTCAGTCCTGAACCGAATGTTTGCCATCCAGCCCGTCTTGGAGCAGGACGAGGGCGCATCGGTCGAAGTGCCCGAGGGATTCGATCCCGCCCGCTATCGCCTGACGGGCAAGATCAGTGGGCAAGCGCCCTTCCGCGGGACGCTCCGCCATCATGGTTGGATTGTCACCCGTAGCGAATTTCCCGAGTTCATCGGCAATGAATCCGCGGCGAAGACGATCTGCCCCGCTGAAGTGGAAGTTCAGCCGTAA
- a CDS encoding metal-dependent transcriptional regulator, with protein MPTLTVENYLKTTLLTGQKTGSDWVTTGQLATALSVAPGTVTAMLKTLAESGHADYRPYEGVRLTKVGREVAVRILRRHRLIELFLVKTLGLDWDQVHEEAENMEHAVSDNLVDRMDEFLGRPIADPHGDPIPSANGAMRGHPERAIPLDSVSPGQCVRIIRVTDQEGEFLRFLSDSGISLHKECRVVYNSREAGIVTAEVDGRNVTLGHPAARQLLVELI; from the coding sequence ATGCCAACGTTGACGGTCGAGAACTATCTCAAAACGACACTGCTCACCGGGCAGAAGACAGGTTCAGACTGGGTGACAACCGGCCAGTTAGCCACCGCATTGTCCGTCGCGCCCGGCACTGTCACCGCGATGCTGAAGACGTTGGCAGAATCCGGACACGCCGACTACCGCCCGTACGAAGGAGTCCGATTGACGAAGGTCGGTCGCGAAGTTGCCGTGCGGATCCTGCGGCGGCACCGACTCATTGAGTTGTTTCTTGTGAAAACGTTGGGACTCGACTGGGACCAGGTCCATGAAGAAGCAGAGAACATGGAACATGCGGTCAGCGACAACCTTGTCGATCGCATGGACGAATTCCTTGGGCGTCCGATCGCCGACCCCCATGGAGACCCCATCCCTTCTGCCAATGGAGCGATGCGGGGTCACCCGGAACGAGCCATTCCGCTCGACTCTGTCTCACCCGGGCAATGCGTTCGAATTATTCGCGTCACCGATCAGGAAGGTGAGTTCTTGCGATTTCTGAGCGATTCCGGAATCTCGCTCCACAAGGAATGCCGCGTGGTTTACAACAGTCGTGAAGCGGGAATTGTCACAGCCGAAGTCGATGGTCGGAATGTGACTTTGGGCCACCCGGCAGCCAGACAATTGTTGGTTGAACTGATTTAA
- the prfA gene encoding peptide chain release factor 1: MFPTLQVKLARYEELERMLQDPVILADTAKMLDCQREHGGLGKIARSIREFNQLEGDVAAVREMIESADDAETREYAQAELSELQTRYDALRTELEDMVTAGDSLTRGSLIMEIRAGTGGDEAALFARDLFDMYTKFVEKRGWKFEVLELSANELGGMKEVVLSITGEAAFHQLQFESGGHRVQRVPETETQGRVHTSAATVAVMPEATDIDVEIRDEDLQIDTMRAGGPGGQKVNKTESAVRITHVPTGIVVRIQDEKSQHKNKAKAMRVLRSKLMEARQATLDKERSAQRRTLIGSGDRSERIRTYNFPQNRLTDHRINLTVHKLDQIIQGDLDEVVQALVQFDREERLRGGTALA, from the coding sequence ATGTTCCCGACCCTTCAAGTTAAGCTGGCTCGCTACGAAGAGCTGGAACGGATGCTGCAGGATCCCGTGATCCTCGCCGACACGGCCAAAATGCTGGATTGTCAGCGTGAGCATGGCGGGCTGGGGAAAATCGCGCGTTCGATCCGCGAGTTCAATCAGCTCGAAGGGGACGTTGCCGCCGTTCGCGAGATGATCGAATCTGCTGACGATGCGGAAACGCGAGAATACGCTCAGGCTGAGTTGAGCGAACTACAAACGCGCTACGACGCGCTGCGAACCGAGCTGGAAGATATGGTCACGGCCGGTGATTCGCTCACCCGTGGCAGTCTGATCATGGAAATCCGCGCGGGGACAGGCGGAGATGAAGCTGCGCTGTTCGCTCGTGACTTGTTCGACATGTACACGAAGTTCGTGGAAAAGCGGGGCTGGAAATTCGAGGTTCTCGAACTCTCGGCCAATGAACTGGGGGGCATGAAGGAAGTCGTGCTATCCATCACCGGAGAAGCGGCGTTCCATCAACTTCAGTTCGAAAGCGGCGGTCATCGCGTGCAGCGTGTTCCGGAAACGGAAACACAAGGTCGTGTGCATACGAGTGCCGCTACTGTTGCGGTGATGCCCGAAGCAACCGACATTGATGTCGAGATCCGTGATGAAGATCTTCAAATCGACACGATGCGCGCGGGTGGTCCTGGCGGACAAAAGGTGAATAAGACCGAATCCGCCGTCCGAATCACTCACGTTCCAACTGGTATCGTGGTTCGAATTCAGGACGAAAAGAGTCAGCACAAGAACAAAGCCAAGGCAATGCGCGTGCTGCGCAGCAAGTTGATGGAAGCGCGACAGGCCACGCTCGATAAAGAACGATCCGCCCAGCGCCGCACGTTGATTGGATCAGGTGACCGCAGCGAGCGAATTCGGACATACAACTTTCCACAGAATCGCTTGACCGACCACCGGATTAATCTGACGGTGCACAAGCTGGATCAAATCATTCAGGGCGATCTCGACGAAGTCGTCCAGGCACTTGTCCAGTTCGATCGTGAAGAACGCCTTCGCGGCGGAACGGCGCTCGCCTAG
- a CDS encoding type B 50S ribosomal protein L31: MKEGIHPEYRDVVFQDTSTGIQFLIGSTIKTPKTCEYEGKQLPLVTVDISSASHPFFTGKQKFIDAAGRVEKFQRKYNWGKKDEAATEEAPKS; encoded by the coding sequence ATGAAAGAGGGAATTCACCCCGAGTACCGAGATGTCGTATTTCAGGATACCTCAACCGGGATCCAGTTCTTGATCGGGTCAACTATCAAGACACCAAAGACTTGTGAGTACGAAGGCAAGCAGCTTCCGCTGGTCACTGTCGATATCAGCTCGGCCTCGCATCCGTTCTTCACCGGTAAGCAAAAATTCATCGATGCCGCTGGTCGCGTGGAAAAATTCCAACGCAAGTACAATTGGGGCAAGAAGGACGAAGCCGCAACGGAAGAAGCTCCCAAGTCCTGA
- the prmC gene encoding peptide chain release factor N(5)-glutamine methyltransferase — translation MTQQPVTSPPTPEEPWTVRRVLEWTTAHLKKSGSDTPRLDAEILLAHARGCQRIQLYTQFDEPLNDAVRATMRGLVQRRAKAEPVAYLVGQREFFSLKFRVTRDVLIPRPETETLVIEILDAAKVRPNPTILDLCTGSGCVAISTAKNNPQAKVTAVDISRAAIAIARENAAAHQVTDRVEIIESNIFEALPAGKQFDLIVGNPPYIPSAEIDQLDAEVAKHEPRLALDGGPDGMDILRRIIEQAPRFAAPSALLLLEFTPEQAEALEQLTVAHGGYEDVSIVKDLGHRARVLKARIRAV, via the coding sequence GTGACGCAACAACCTGTCACGTCGCCACCAACGCCCGAAGAGCCGTGGACGGTGCGACGGGTGCTGGAATGGACGACGGCTCACCTGAAGAAGAGCGGTAGTGATACGCCGCGTCTCGATGCCGAAATTCTGCTCGCCCATGCGCGGGGTTGCCAGCGGATTCAGTTGTACACACAGTTTGACGAACCGCTCAACGACGCCGTTCGTGCAACGATGCGGGGGCTTGTGCAGCGACGGGCGAAAGCTGAACCGGTGGCCTATCTGGTTGGGCAACGTGAATTCTTCAGTCTGAAGTTTCGCGTCACTCGAGATGTACTGATTCCGCGTCCCGAGACCGAGACGCTCGTGATCGAGATTCTGGATGCTGCAAAAGTTCGACCCAATCCGACCATCCTCGATCTCTGTACGGGTTCGGGCTGTGTGGCGATTTCGACGGCGAAGAACAACCCGCAAGCCAAGGTGACGGCTGTTGATATCAGTCGCGCCGCAATCGCGATCGCGCGAGAGAATGCGGCTGCTCACCAGGTGACGGATCGCGTCGAGATCATCGAATCCAACATATTCGAAGCACTTCCGGCCGGGAAGCAATTCGATCTCATCGTGGGGAATCCGCCCTACATCCCTTCCGCCGAGATTGATCAATTGGATGCTGAAGTTGCCAAGCATGAGCCGCGTCTGGCCTTGGATGGCGGGCCAGACGGAATGGACATTCTGCGACGAATCATCGAGCAAGCTCCACGATTTGCGGCCCCCTCAGCACTATTGCTGCTGGAATTCACACCCGAGCAAGCCGAGGCACTCGAACAGCTGACCGTCGCTCATGGCGGCTACGAGGACGTCTCGATCGTCAAAGACCTCGGCCATCGAGCCCGGGTCCTGAAGGCCCGCATTCGCGCAGTGTAG
- a CDS encoding cytochrome c oxidase subunit 3 produces the protein MVPEPRSAYALQFFVLATSLLAIAAGLSLVLVTQFPAHHAHQANHFSRAFALSTGLLLSGSICVDGAVRAVRRERQWLFRNWLGLGLTAGVTFVAVQTYALTTLIRQQPPTEAETGAAAFVAVFATLHGMHFIIALLFLCYITVQAAADRYDHEYYWGVTVCAWFWHALAVVWIAILFVMLIARTFA, from the coding sequence GTGGTCCCAGAACCCCGAAGTGCCTACGCACTGCAATTCTTCGTGTTGGCGACGTCGCTCCTCGCGATTGCCGCCGGGCTGTCCCTTGTCTTGGTGACACAATTCCCCGCACACCACGCGCATCAGGCAAACCATTTTTCAAGAGCGTTCGCACTCAGCACAGGCCTGCTTTTGTCAGGAAGCATCTGCGTTGACGGTGCTGTCAGGGCCGTTCGACGCGAGCGCCAATGGCTGTTCCGAAACTGGCTGGGACTCGGCCTGACGGCAGGCGTCACGTTCGTCGCGGTTCAGACCTACGCACTGACGACCTTGATTCGACAACAACCCCCGACAGAAGCCGAAACCGGCGCGGCGGCATTTGTCGCCGTGTTCGCCACGCTGCATGGAATGCATTTCATCATTGCACTGCTATTCCTCTGCTACATCACCGTACAGGCCGCGGCGGACCGATATGACCATGAGTACTACTGGGGCGTGACGGTCTGCGCCTGGTTTTGGCACGCGCTCGCTGTGGTGTGGATCGCAATCTTGTTTGTGATGCTGATCGCACGAACTTTTGCCTGA
- a CDS encoding thioesterase, FlK family, whose product MKPELQIGASATLERMVACADAIHLGQGRSSSAIVFSTPSMIALMEYTAREVLRPFLDEGEESVGVNVHVEHLAATPLQAPVRGHARVIAVEGRFVEFEITASDERDVIGRGTHRRAVITIARFADKLKEKVQAMTQGAVLPSYQTPNSGELSKLATLEAVRDGALVTVTLNRPAKLNAVNVQMTADLESLNAWLAGHPEIRVVILTGAGDAFCAGDDVKEVGTLDLATATNLSHRQAELYLTWERLPQIFIAAVNGAAFGGGCVCAYSCDFRVAAHSARFGMPEILLGWPPGYGIAQLTSLVGKSRALELCLLGESISSQLALTYGLVHEVVPQNRLHSTARALAGKLLAQPAEALRQTKRLIYLDEGLQPKVAHLADTAAYIQCLEQPDAREGIAAFSQKRRPKFNQ is encoded by the coding sequence ATGAAACCTGAGCTTCAGATTGGGGCGTCTGCGACACTTGAGCGGATGGTCGCGTGTGCCGACGCAATTCACTTGGGGCAAGGACGCTCATCCAGCGCGATTGTCTTCTCGACGCCGTCCATGATTGCCTTGATGGAGTACACGGCACGGGAGGTTCTGCGGCCATTCCTCGATGAAGGGGAAGAATCGGTGGGGGTGAATGTTCATGTTGAGCATCTGGCCGCCACGCCCCTTCAGGCACCGGTGCGGGGGCACGCGCGCGTCATCGCCGTCGAAGGGCGCTTCGTCGAGTTTGAGATCACCGCCTCTGACGAACGTGATGTGATCGGCCGCGGCACGCATCGCCGCGCTGTGATCACCATCGCCCGGTTTGCTGATAAGTTGAAAGAAAAGGTTCAGGCGATGACTCAGGGAGCCGTGCTGCCATCGTATCAGACACCCAATTCTGGGGAGCTTTCCAAGCTGGCAACGCTGGAGGCGGTTCGTGACGGGGCATTAGTGACAGTAACCCTGAACCGGCCTGCCAAGTTGAATGCCGTCAATGTCCAGATGACGGCCGATCTGGAGTCACTGAATGCCTGGTTGGCGGGGCACCCCGAGATTCGCGTCGTGATTCTCACGGGGGCGGGTGATGCGTTTTGCGCGGGCGATGACGTCAAAGAGGTGGGGACTTTGGATCTGGCGACGGCGACGAACCTCAGTCACCGGCAGGCCGAATTGTATTTGACGTGGGAGCGGTTGCCACAGATTTTTATCGCGGCCGTGAACGGAGCTGCATTTGGTGGTGGCTGTGTCTGTGCCTATTCGTGCGATTTCCGTGTCGCAGCTCATTCGGCTCGTTTTGGGATGCCGGAGATCCTGTTGGGGTGGCCGCCTGGATACGGAATCGCGCAACTGACCTCGCTGGTGGGAAAGTCGCGTGCGCTTGAACTCTGTCTATTGGGTGAATCGATTTCGTCGCAACTGGCGTTGACCTATGGTTTAGTGCACGAGGTGGTTCCCCAGAATCGCCTCCATTCGACCGCTCGTGCGCTGGCGGGCAAGTTGCTCGCTCAACCCGCCGAGGCGCTGCGTCAGACGAAACGCCTGATTTACTTGGACGAAGGTTTGCAGCCCAAGGTGGCGCACCTGGCCGATACGGCAGCATACATTCAGTGTCTCGAACAGCCAGACGCTCGCGAAGGGATCGCGGCGTTCTCGCAGAAGCGCCGCCCGAAATTCAATCAATAG
- a CDS encoding ZIP family metal transporter: MGICRLSAVAAIVTMLVSPSILCAGEHGRAADGTFFSMTSITILAVYCGLIALSSLGGGVLPTLIRLTHVRMQLLVSLIGGLMLGVGIFHQLPHAVAIMPAQTEGGTSALDWCMWWLMIGLLLTFFMLRMFHFHSHEPLEEDGVHTHDCAHDHDHGHSHDHGHGHDSHSPKKASWIGIFLGLSLHTLLDGVALAAAVQADALHFHEHSGFALPFGFGTFLGVVLHKPLDSLSIASLMATGGWTRRAMQIVNVGYSLMCPIGAALFCIGIQRYSGVRGDVVAGALAMSAGVFLCISLSDLLPEVQFHSHDRLRLSLALLVGVGSAWLIGYFEPKHSHGPTTNPAIQEMQPEHQH, encoded by the coding sequence ATGGGAATCTGTCGTCTGTCCGCTGTCGCGGCCATTGTCACCATGCTGGTCTCACCGTCCATCCTGTGCGCGGGCGAGCACGGTCGTGCTGCGGACGGTACGTTTTTCTCCATGACATCGATCACGATTCTCGCGGTCTACTGCGGTCTTATCGCATTGTCGTCACTGGGTGGCGGGGTCTTGCCGACGTTGATTCGTCTGACCCATGTCCGCATGCAGCTTCTGGTCAGCCTGATTGGCGGCCTGATGCTGGGAGTTGGCATCTTCCATCAGTTGCCACACGCCGTCGCAATCATGCCTGCGCAGACGGAAGGCGGCACATCCGCACTGGATTGGTGCATGTGGTGGCTGATGATCGGACTCCTCCTCACGTTTTTCATGCTTCGGATGTTTCACTTTCATAGCCATGAACCATTGGAGGAAGATGGCGTCCACACGCACGATTGCGCCCATGATCACGATCACGGACATTCGCACGACCATGGACATGGCCATGATTCGCATTCTCCGAAAAAGGCGAGCTGGATTGGAATTTTTCTGGGCTTGTCGCTGCATACGTTATTAGACGGAGTCGCCTTGGCGGCCGCCGTACAGGCCGACGCGCTGCATTTTCACGAACACTCTGGATTCGCGTTGCCATTCGGGTTCGGCACGTTTTTGGGTGTCGTGCTTCACAAACCACTCGACTCGTTGTCGATCGCATCTCTCATGGCAACGGGAGGCTGGACTCGACGGGCCATGCAGATCGTCAATGTCGGCTATTCATTGATGTGCCCGATTGGAGCCGCACTGTTTTGCATCGGAATCCAACGCTATTCGGGCGTTCGAGGTGACGTTGTTGCCGGAGCGTTGGCCATGTCGGCCGGAGTGTTTCTTTGTATCTCGCTCAGCGACTTGTTGCCCGAAGTTCAGTTTCACTCGCACGACCGGCTGAGACTTTCATTAGCACTGCTGGTCGGCGTCGGCTCGGCCTGGCTCATCGGATACTTCGAACCGAAACATTCGCATGGACCGACCACAAATCCTGCAATCCAAGAAATGCAGCCTGAACATCAACATTGA